In Glycine soja cultivar W05 unplaced genomic scaffold, ASM419377v2 tig00104483_1_pilon, whole genome shotgun sequence, the following are encoded in one genomic region:
- the LOC114404527 gene encoding uncharacterized protein LOC114404527, which yields MTLKSPKAIWDYLKEEYAGDDRIRSMQVLNLRREFELQRRQESETIEEYSNKLLGIANKIKLLGSDFADSRIVEKILVTVPERYEASITSLENTKDLSKITLAEVLHALQAQEQRRLMRQDRVVEGTL from the coding sequence ATGACTCTTAAATCACCCAAAGCAATTTGGGATTATCTGAAAGAGGAATACGCTGGAGATGATAGAATACGAAGCATGCAAGTGCTGAATTTAAGGAGGGAATTTGAGCTTCAAAGGAGGCAAGAGTCAGAGACAATCGAAGAATACTCAAACAAATTATTGGGTATTGCTAACAAGATAAAGTTGTTGGGAAGTGATTTTGCTGATTCGAGAATTGTAGAGAAAATTTTGGTAACGGTGCCAGAGAGGTATGAAGCATCTATAACTTCATTGGAGAACACAAAGGATCTGTCAAAAATCACATTGGCAGAAGTGCTACATGCCCTGCAAGCTCAAGAGCAACGAAGGTTGATGAGGCAAGATCGTGTTGTCGAAGGTACTTTGTAA